Proteins found in one Lonchura striata isolate bLonStr1 chromosome 25, bLonStr1.mat, whole genome shotgun sequence genomic segment:
- the UBTF gene encoding nucleolar transcription factor 1 isoform X2, protein MNGEAECPADLEMTAPKNQDRWSQEDMLTLLECMKNNLPSNDGSKFKTTESHLDWEKVAFKDFSGEMCKMKWMEISNEVRKFRTLTELIMDAEEHVKNPYKGKKLKKHPDFPKKPLTPYFRFFMEKRAKYAKLHPEMSNLDLTKILSKKYKELPEKKKMKYIQDFQREKQEFERNLARFREDHPDLIQNAKKSDVPEKPKTPQQLWYNHEKKIYLKVRPDVSTEIMRDYIQKHPELNISEEGITRSTLTKAERQLKDKFDGRPTKPPPNSYSLYCAELMANMKDVPSTERMVLCSQQWKLLSQKEKDAYHKKCDQKKKDYEIELLRFLESLPEEEQQRVLGEEKMLGSNRKGATSPASKKSSPETGKASSEKPKRPISAMFIFSEEKRKQLQEERPELSESELTRLLARMWNDLSEKKKAKYKAREAAMKAQSEKKHGSDKEERGKLPESPKTAEEIWQQSVIGDYLARFKNDRGKALKAMEATWNNMEKKEKLMWIKKAAEDQKRYERELSEMRAPPCSTNSTKKMKFQGEPKKPPMNGYQKFSQELLSNGELNHLPLKERMVEIGSRWQRISQGQKDHYKKLAEEQQKQYKVHLDIWLKSLSPQERAAYKEHISNKRKSIGKIRGPNPKMKPTMQSKSESEDDDEEEEEEEDDDEDEDDDDDNGDSSEEGGDSSESSSEEESEDGDECECRVSHQSQSFTPVQLKSAYAGWRWGQKPCPCLVLATGQNDEDDEDEDDEDEDDNDSEGSSSSSSSSGDSSDSDSN, encoded by the exons ATGAACGGCGAAGCCGAGTGCCCTGCAGACCTGGAAATGACAGCTCCCAAAAACCAAG ACCGCTGGTCGCAGGAGGACATGCTGACCCTCCTGGAGTGCATGAAGAATAACCTGCCCTCCAACGACGGGAGCAAGTTCAAAACCACCGAGTCCCACCTGGACTGGGAAAAAGTGGCTTTCAAGGACTTCTCAGGGGAGATGTGCAAGATGAAGTGGATGGAGATCTCTAATGAG GTGAGGAAATTCCGGACCCTCACAGAGCTCATTATGGACGCTGAAGAGCACGTGAAGAATCCTTACAAAGGCAAAAAGCTCAAG AAACACCCTGACTTCCCCAAGAAGCCCCTGACTCCCTATTTCCGCTTCTTCATGGAGAAGCGAGCCAAATACGCCAAGCTTCACCCCGAAATGAGCAACCTGGATCTCACCAAGATCCTGTCCAAAAAATACAAGGAGCTTCCCGAGAAGAAAAAG ATGAAATACATCCAGGACTTCCAGCGAGAGAAGCAGGAGTTTGAGAGGAACTTGGCGAGGTTCAG GGAAGACCACCCGGATCTCATCCAGAACGCCAAGAAATCCGACGTCCCCGAAAAGCCCAAGACCCCCCAGCAGTTGTGGTACAACCACGAGAAGAAGATCTACTTGAAAGTGCGTCCAGATGTGAGTACG GAGATCATGCGGGATTACATCCAGAAGCACCCGGAGCTGAACATCAGCGAGGAGGGAATCACCCGCTCCACCCTCACCAAGGCCGAGCGGCAGCTCAAGGACAAGTTCGACGGACGACCCACGAAGCCACCCCC GAATAGCTACTCCCTGTACTGTGCAGAGCTGATGGCCAACATGAAAGacgtgcccagcacagagcggatggtgctgtgcagccagcagtggaagctgctctctcagaaggaaaaagacGCCTACCACAAAAAGTGTGACCAG aaaaagaaagattacGAGATCGAGCTGCTCCGCTTCCTGGAG AGCCTGCccgaggaggagcagcagcgggTGCTGGGTGAGGAGAAGATGTTGGGCAGCAACCGGAAAGGGGCGACGAGTCCCGCATCCAAAAAGTCCTCACCAGAGACCGGCAAg GCCAGCTCAGAGAAGCCCAAGCGGCCCATCTCAGCCATGTTCATCTTCTCGGAGGAGAAGCggaagcagctgcaggaggagcggcCGGAGCTGTCGGAGAGCGAGCTGACCCGGCTCCTGGCCCGCATGTGGAACGACCTCTCCGAGAAGAAGAAG GCCAAGTACAAGGCGCGGGAGGCGGCGATGAAGGCGCAGTCGGAGAAGAAGCACGGCTCAGATAAAGAGGAGCGCGGCAAGCTGCCCGAgtctcccaaaactgctgagGAGATCTGGCAACAGAGCGTCATCGGGGACTACCTGGCTCGTTTCAAG AACGACCGGGGCAAAGCGCTGAAGGCCATGGAGGCCACTTGGAACAAcatggagaagaaagagaagctgATGTGGATCAAGAAGGCGGCGGAGGATCAGAAGCGATACGAG AGGGAGCTGAGCGAGATGCGGGCCCCTCCGTGCTCCACCAACTCCaccaagaaaatgaaattcCAGGGAGAGCCAAAGAAACCCCCAAT GAACGGTTACCAGAAGttctcccaggagctcctgtcCAACGGGGAGCTGAACCACCTCCCGCTGAAGGAGCGGATGGTGGAGATCGGCAGCCGCTGGCAGCGCATCTCCCAGGGCCAGAAGGACCACTACAAAAAactggcagaggagcagcagaagcagtaCAAGGTGCACCTCGACATCTGGCTCAAG agcctCTCGCCCCAGGAGCGGGCTGCCTACAAGGAACACATTTCCAAT AAACGCAAGAGCATAGGGAAGATCCGGGGTCCCAACCCCAAGATGAAGCCAACGATGCAGTCCAAGTCG GAGTCagaggacgacgacgaggaggaagaggaggaggaagatgacgatgaagatgaggatgatgatgatgacaacGGCGACTCGTCAGAGGAAGGCGGCGACTCCTCGGAGTCCAGCAGCGAGGAGGAGAGCGAGGACGGGGACGAG TGTGAATGCCGAGTAAGTCACCAGAGTCAAAGCTTTACACCGGTGCAACTGAAATCAGCCTATGCTGGATGGCGCTGGGGCCAGAAACCGTGTCCGTGCCTTGTGCTCGCCACCGGACAG AACGACGAGGacgatgaggatgaggatgatgaggacgaggatgacaACGACTCAGAGGGCAGCAGcagttcctcctcctcctcggggGACTCCTCCGACTCCGACTCCAACTGA
- the UBTF gene encoding nucleolar transcription factor 1 isoform X1, giving the protein MNGEAECPADLEMTAPKNQDRWSQEDMLTLLECMKNNLPSNDGSKFKTTESHLDWEKVAFKDFSGEMCKMKWMEISNEVRKFRTLTELIMDAEEHVKNPYKGKKLKKHPDFPKKPLTPYFRFFMEKRAKYAKLHPEMSNLDLTKILSKKYKELPEKKKMKYIQDFQREKQEFERNLARFREDHPDLIQNAKKSDVPEKPKTPQQLWYNHEKKIYLKVRPDATTKEVKESLGKQWSQLSDKKRLKWIHKALEQRKEYEEIMRDYIQKHPELNISEEGITRSTLTKAERQLKDKFDGRPTKPPPNSYSLYCAELMANMKDVPSTERMVLCSQQWKLLSQKEKDAYHKKCDQKKKDYEIELLRFLESLPEEEQQRVLGEEKMLGSNRKGATSPASKKSSPETGKASSEKPKRPISAMFIFSEEKRKQLQEERPELSESELTRLLARMWNDLSEKKKAKYKAREAAMKAQSEKKHGSDKEERGKLPESPKTAEEIWQQSVIGDYLARFKNDRGKALKAMEATWNNMEKKEKLMWIKKAAEDQKRYERELSEMRAPPCSTNSTKKMKFQGEPKKPPMNGYQKFSQELLSNGELNHLPLKERMVEIGSRWQRISQGQKDHYKKLAEEQQKQYKVHLDIWLKSLSPQERAAYKEHISNKRKSIGKIRGPNPKMKPTMQSKSESEDDDEEEEEEEDDDEDEDDDDDNGDSSEEGGDSSESSSEEESEDGDECECRVSHQSQSFTPVQLKSAYAGWRWGQKPCPCLVLATGQNDEDDEDEDDEDEDDNDSEGSSSSSSSSGDSSDSDSN; this is encoded by the exons ATGAACGGCGAAGCCGAGTGCCCTGCAGACCTGGAAATGACAGCTCCCAAAAACCAAG ACCGCTGGTCGCAGGAGGACATGCTGACCCTCCTGGAGTGCATGAAGAATAACCTGCCCTCCAACGACGGGAGCAAGTTCAAAACCACCGAGTCCCACCTGGACTGGGAAAAAGTGGCTTTCAAGGACTTCTCAGGGGAGATGTGCAAGATGAAGTGGATGGAGATCTCTAATGAG GTGAGGAAATTCCGGACCCTCACAGAGCTCATTATGGACGCTGAAGAGCACGTGAAGAATCCTTACAAAGGCAAAAAGCTCAAG AAACACCCTGACTTCCCCAAGAAGCCCCTGACTCCCTATTTCCGCTTCTTCATGGAGAAGCGAGCCAAATACGCCAAGCTTCACCCCGAAATGAGCAACCTGGATCTCACCAAGATCCTGTCCAAAAAATACAAGGAGCTTCCCGAGAAGAAAAAG ATGAAATACATCCAGGACTTCCAGCGAGAGAAGCAGGAGTTTGAGAGGAACTTGGCGAGGTTCAG GGAAGACCACCCGGATCTCATCCAGAACGCCAAGAAATCCGACGTCCCCGAAAAGCCCAAGACCCCCCAGCAGTTGTGGTACAACCACGAGAAGAAGATCTACTTGAAAGTGCGTCCAGAT GCCACCACGAAGGAGGTGAAAGAGTCGCTGGGCAAGCAGTGGTCTCAACTCTCGGATAAAAAGAGGCTGAAATGGATTCATAAGGCCCTGGAACAGCGGAAGGAGTACGAG GAGATCATGCGGGATTACATCCAGAAGCACCCGGAGCTGAACATCAGCGAGGAGGGAATCACCCGCTCCACCCTCACCAAGGCCGAGCGGCAGCTCAAGGACAAGTTCGACGGACGACCCACGAAGCCACCCCC GAATAGCTACTCCCTGTACTGTGCAGAGCTGATGGCCAACATGAAAGacgtgcccagcacagagcggatggtgctgtgcagccagcagtggaagctgctctctcagaaggaaaaagacGCCTACCACAAAAAGTGTGACCAG aaaaagaaagattacGAGATCGAGCTGCTCCGCTTCCTGGAG AGCCTGCccgaggaggagcagcagcgggTGCTGGGTGAGGAGAAGATGTTGGGCAGCAACCGGAAAGGGGCGACGAGTCCCGCATCCAAAAAGTCCTCACCAGAGACCGGCAAg GCCAGCTCAGAGAAGCCCAAGCGGCCCATCTCAGCCATGTTCATCTTCTCGGAGGAGAAGCggaagcagctgcaggaggagcggcCGGAGCTGTCGGAGAGCGAGCTGACCCGGCTCCTGGCCCGCATGTGGAACGACCTCTCCGAGAAGAAGAAG GCCAAGTACAAGGCGCGGGAGGCGGCGATGAAGGCGCAGTCGGAGAAGAAGCACGGCTCAGATAAAGAGGAGCGCGGCAAGCTGCCCGAgtctcccaaaactgctgagGAGATCTGGCAACAGAGCGTCATCGGGGACTACCTGGCTCGTTTCAAG AACGACCGGGGCAAAGCGCTGAAGGCCATGGAGGCCACTTGGAACAAcatggagaagaaagagaagctgATGTGGATCAAGAAGGCGGCGGAGGATCAGAAGCGATACGAG AGGGAGCTGAGCGAGATGCGGGCCCCTCCGTGCTCCACCAACTCCaccaagaaaatgaaattcCAGGGAGAGCCAAAGAAACCCCCAAT GAACGGTTACCAGAAGttctcccaggagctcctgtcCAACGGGGAGCTGAACCACCTCCCGCTGAAGGAGCGGATGGTGGAGATCGGCAGCCGCTGGCAGCGCATCTCCCAGGGCCAGAAGGACCACTACAAAAAactggcagaggagcagcagaagcagtaCAAGGTGCACCTCGACATCTGGCTCAAG agcctCTCGCCCCAGGAGCGGGCTGCCTACAAGGAACACATTTCCAAT AAACGCAAGAGCATAGGGAAGATCCGGGGTCCCAACCCCAAGATGAAGCCAACGATGCAGTCCAAGTCG GAGTCagaggacgacgacgaggaggaagaggaggaggaagatgacgatgaagatgaggatgatgatgatgacaacGGCGACTCGTCAGAGGAAGGCGGCGACTCCTCGGAGTCCAGCAGCGAGGAGGAGAGCGAGGACGGGGACGAG TGTGAATGCCGAGTAAGTCACCAGAGTCAAAGCTTTACACCGGTGCAACTGAAATCAGCCTATGCTGGATGGCGCTGGGGCCAGAAACCGTGTCCGTGCCTTGTGCTCGCCACCGGACAG AACGACGAGGacgatgaggatgaggatgatgaggacgaggatgacaACGACTCAGAGGGCAGCAGcagttcctcctcctcctcggggGACTCCTCCGACTCCGACTCCAACTGA
- the UBTF gene encoding nucleolar transcription factor 1 isoform X5, which yields MNGEAECPADLEMTAPKNQDRWSQEDMLTLLECMKNNLPSNDGSKFKTTESHLDWEKVAFKDFSGEMCKMKWMEISNEVRKFRTLTELIMDAEEHVKNPYKGKKLKKHPDFPKKPLTPYFRFFMEKRAKYAKLHPEMSNLDLTKILSKKYKELPEKKKMKYIQDFQREKQEFERNLARFREDHPDLIQNAKKSDVPEKPKTPQQLWYNHEKKIYLKVRPDEIMRDYIQKHPELNISEEGITRSTLTKAERQLKDKFDGRPTKPPPNSYSLYCAELMANMKDVPSTERMVLCSQQWKLLSQKEKDAYHKKCDQKKKDYEIELLRFLESLPEEEQQRVLGEEKMLGSNRKGATSPASKKSSPETGKASSEKPKRPISAMFIFSEEKRKQLQEERPELSESELTRLLARMWNDLSEKKKAKYKAREAAMKAQSEKKHGSDKEERGKLPESPKTAEEIWQQSVIGDYLARFKNDRGKALKAMEATWNNMEKKEKLMWIKKAAEDQKRYERELSEMRAPPCSTNSTKKMKFQGEPKKPPMNGYQKFSQELLSNGELNHLPLKERMVEIGSRWQRISQGQKDHYKKLAEEQQKQYKVHLDIWLKSLSPQERAAYKEHISNKRKSIGKIRGPNPKMKPTMQSKSESEDDDEEEEEEEDDDEDEDDDDDNGDSSEEGGDSSESSSEEESEDGDENDEDDEDEDDEDEDDNDSEGSSSSSSSSGDSSDSDSN from the exons ATGAACGGCGAAGCCGAGTGCCCTGCAGACCTGGAAATGACAGCTCCCAAAAACCAAG ACCGCTGGTCGCAGGAGGACATGCTGACCCTCCTGGAGTGCATGAAGAATAACCTGCCCTCCAACGACGGGAGCAAGTTCAAAACCACCGAGTCCCACCTGGACTGGGAAAAAGTGGCTTTCAAGGACTTCTCAGGGGAGATGTGCAAGATGAAGTGGATGGAGATCTCTAATGAG GTGAGGAAATTCCGGACCCTCACAGAGCTCATTATGGACGCTGAAGAGCACGTGAAGAATCCTTACAAAGGCAAAAAGCTCAAG AAACACCCTGACTTCCCCAAGAAGCCCCTGACTCCCTATTTCCGCTTCTTCATGGAGAAGCGAGCCAAATACGCCAAGCTTCACCCCGAAATGAGCAACCTGGATCTCACCAAGATCCTGTCCAAAAAATACAAGGAGCTTCCCGAGAAGAAAAAG ATGAAATACATCCAGGACTTCCAGCGAGAGAAGCAGGAGTTTGAGAGGAACTTGGCGAGGTTCAG GGAAGACCACCCGGATCTCATCCAGAACGCCAAGAAATCCGACGTCCCCGAAAAGCCCAAGACCCCCCAGCAGTTGTGGTACAACCACGAGAAGAAGATCTACTTGAAAGTGCGTCCAGAT GAGATCATGCGGGATTACATCCAGAAGCACCCGGAGCTGAACATCAGCGAGGAGGGAATCACCCGCTCCACCCTCACCAAGGCCGAGCGGCAGCTCAAGGACAAGTTCGACGGACGACCCACGAAGCCACCCCC GAATAGCTACTCCCTGTACTGTGCAGAGCTGATGGCCAACATGAAAGacgtgcccagcacagagcggatggtgctgtgcagccagcagtggaagctgctctctcagaaggaaaaagacGCCTACCACAAAAAGTGTGACCAG aaaaagaaagattacGAGATCGAGCTGCTCCGCTTCCTGGAG AGCCTGCccgaggaggagcagcagcgggTGCTGGGTGAGGAGAAGATGTTGGGCAGCAACCGGAAAGGGGCGACGAGTCCCGCATCCAAAAAGTCCTCACCAGAGACCGGCAAg GCCAGCTCAGAGAAGCCCAAGCGGCCCATCTCAGCCATGTTCATCTTCTCGGAGGAGAAGCggaagcagctgcaggaggagcggcCGGAGCTGTCGGAGAGCGAGCTGACCCGGCTCCTGGCCCGCATGTGGAACGACCTCTCCGAGAAGAAGAAG GCCAAGTACAAGGCGCGGGAGGCGGCGATGAAGGCGCAGTCGGAGAAGAAGCACGGCTCAGATAAAGAGGAGCGCGGCAAGCTGCCCGAgtctcccaaaactgctgagGAGATCTGGCAACAGAGCGTCATCGGGGACTACCTGGCTCGTTTCAAG AACGACCGGGGCAAAGCGCTGAAGGCCATGGAGGCCACTTGGAACAAcatggagaagaaagagaagctgATGTGGATCAAGAAGGCGGCGGAGGATCAGAAGCGATACGAG AGGGAGCTGAGCGAGATGCGGGCCCCTCCGTGCTCCACCAACTCCaccaagaaaatgaaattcCAGGGAGAGCCAAAGAAACCCCCAAT GAACGGTTACCAGAAGttctcccaggagctcctgtcCAACGGGGAGCTGAACCACCTCCCGCTGAAGGAGCGGATGGTGGAGATCGGCAGCCGCTGGCAGCGCATCTCCCAGGGCCAGAAGGACCACTACAAAAAactggcagaggagcagcagaagcagtaCAAGGTGCACCTCGACATCTGGCTCAAG agcctCTCGCCCCAGGAGCGGGCTGCCTACAAGGAACACATTTCCAAT AAACGCAAGAGCATAGGGAAGATCCGGGGTCCCAACCCCAAGATGAAGCCAACGATGCAGTCCAAGTCG GAGTCagaggacgacgacgaggaggaagaggaggaggaagatgacgatgaagatgaggatgatgatgatgacaacGGCGACTCGTCAGAGGAAGGCGGCGACTCCTCGGAGTCCAGCAGCGAGGAGGAGAGCGAGGACGGGGACGAG AACGACGAGGacgatgaggatgaggatgatgaggacgaggatgacaACGACTCAGAGGGCAGCAGcagttcctcctcctcctcggggGACTCCTCCGACTCCGACTCCAACTGA
- the UBTF gene encoding nucleolar transcription factor 1 isoform X4, with the protein MNGEAECPADLEMTAPKNQDRWSQEDMLTLLECMKNNLPSNDGSKFKTTESHLDWEKVAFKDFSGEMCKMKWMEISNEVRKFRTLTELIMDAEEHVKNPYKGKKLKKHPDFPKKPLTPYFRFFMEKRAKYAKLHPEMSNLDLTKILSKKYKELPEKKKMKYIQDFQREKQEFERNLARFREDHPDLIQNAKKSDVPEKPKTPQQLWYNHEKKIYLKVRPDATTKEVKESLGKQWSQLSDKKRLKWIHKALEQRKEYEEIMRDYIQKHPELNISEEGITRSTLTKAERQLKDKFDGRPTKPPPNSYSLYCAELMANMKDVPSTERMVLCSQQWKLLSQKEKDAYHKKCDQKKKDYEIELLRFLESLPEEEQQRVLGEEKMLGSNRKGATSPASKKSSPETGKASSEKPKRPISAMFIFSEEKRKQLQEERPELSESELTRLLARMWNDLSEKKKAKYKAREAAMKAQSEKKHGSDKEERGKLPESPKTAEEIWQQSVIGDYLARFKNDRGKALKAMEATWNNMEKKEKLMWIKKAAEDQKRYERELSEMRAPPCSTNSTKKMKFQGEPKKPPMNGYQKFSQELLSNGELNHLPLKERMVEIGSRWQRISQGQKDHYKKLAEEQQKQYKVHLDIWLKSLSPQERAAYKEHISNKRKSIGKIRGPNPKMKPTMQSKSESEDDDEEEEEEEDDDEDEDDDDDNGDSSEEGGDSSESSSEEESEDGDENDEDDEDEDDEDEDDNDSEGSSSSSSSSGDSSDSDSN; encoded by the exons ATGAACGGCGAAGCCGAGTGCCCTGCAGACCTGGAAATGACAGCTCCCAAAAACCAAG ACCGCTGGTCGCAGGAGGACATGCTGACCCTCCTGGAGTGCATGAAGAATAACCTGCCCTCCAACGACGGGAGCAAGTTCAAAACCACCGAGTCCCACCTGGACTGGGAAAAAGTGGCTTTCAAGGACTTCTCAGGGGAGATGTGCAAGATGAAGTGGATGGAGATCTCTAATGAG GTGAGGAAATTCCGGACCCTCACAGAGCTCATTATGGACGCTGAAGAGCACGTGAAGAATCCTTACAAAGGCAAAAAGCTCAAG AAACACCCTGACTTCCCCAAGAAGCCCCTGACTCCCTATTTCCGCTTCTTCATGGAGAAGCGAGCCAAATACGCCAAGCTTCACCCCGAAATGAGCAACCTGGATCTCACCAAGATCCTGTCCAAAAAATACAAGGAGCTTCCCGAGAAGAAAAAG ATGAAATACATCCAGGACTTCCAGCGAGAGAAGCAGGAGTTTGAGAGGAACTTGGCGAGGTTCAG GGAAGACCACCCGGATCTCATCCAGAACGCCAAGAAATCCGACGTCCCCGAAAAGCCCAAGACCCCCCAGCAGTTGTGGTACAACCACGAGAAGAAGATCTACTTGAAAGTGCGTCCAGAT GCCACCACGAAGGAGGTGAAAGAGTCGCTGGGCAAGCAGTGGTCTCAACTCTCGGATAAAAAGAGGCTGAAATGGATTCATAAGGCCCTGGAACAGCGGAAGGAGTACGAG GAGATCATGCGGGATTACATCCAGAAGCACCCGGAGCTGAACATCAGCGAGGAGGGAATCACCCGCTCCACCCTCACCAAGGCCGAGCGGCAGCTCAAGGACAAGTTCGACGGACGACCCACGAAGCCACCCCC GAATAGCTACTCCCTGTACTGTGCAGAGCTGATGGCCAACATGAAAGacgtgcccagcacagagcggatggtgctgtgcagccagcagtggaagctgctctctcagaaggaaaaagacGCCTACCACAAAAAGTGTGACCAG aaaaagaaagattacGAGATCGAGCTGCTCCGCTTCCTGGAG AGCCTGCccgaggaggagcagcagcgggTGCTGGGTGAGGAGAAGATGTTGGGCAGCAACCGGAAAGGGGCGACGAGTCCCGCATCCAAAAAGTCCTCACCAGAGACCGGCAAg GCCAGCTCAGAGAAGCCCAAGCGGCCCATCTCAGCCATGTTCATCTTCTCGGAGGAGAAGCggaagcagctgcaggaggagcggcCGGAGCTGTCGGAGAGCGAGCTGACCCGGCTCCTGGCCCGCATGTGGAACGACCTCTCCGAGAAGAAGAAG GCCAAGTACAAGGCGCGGGAGGCGGCGATGAAGGCGCAGTCGGAGAAGAAGCACGGCTCAGATAAAGAGGAGCGCGGCAAGCTGCCCGAgtctcccaaaactgctgagGAGATCTGGCAACAGAGCGTCATCGGGGACTACCTGGCTCGTTTCAAG AACGACCGGGGCAAAGCGCTGAAGGCCATGGAGGCCACTTGGAACAAcatggagaagaaagagaagctgATGTGGATCAAGAAGGCGGCGGAGGATCAGAAGCGATACGAG AGGGAGCTGAGCGAGATGCGGGCCCCTCCGTGCTCCACCAACTCCaccaagaaaatgaaattcCAGGGAGAGCCAAAGAAACCCCCAAT GAACGGTTACCAGAAGttctcccaggagctcctgtcCAACGGGGAGCTGAACCACCTCCCGCTGAAGGAGCGGATGGTGGAGATCGGCAGCCGCTGGCAGCGCATCTCCCAGGGCCAGAAGGACCACTACAAAAAactggcagaggagcagcagaagcagtaCAAGGTGCACCTCGACATCTGGCTCAAG agcctCTCGCCCCAGGAGCGGGCTGCCTACAAGGAACACATTTCCAAT AAACGCAAGAGCATAGGGAAGATCCGGGGTCCCAACCCCAAGATGAAGCCAACGATGCAGTCCAAGTCG GAGTCagaggacgacgacgaggaggaagaggaggaggaagatgacgatgaagatgaggatgatgatgatgacaacGGCGACTCGTCAGAGGAAGGCGGCGACTCCTCGGAGTCCAGCAGCGAGGAGGAGAGCGAGGACGGGGACGAG AACGACGAGGacgatgaggatgaggatgatgaggacgaggatgacaACGACTCAGAGGGCAGCAGcagttcctcctcctcctcggggGACTCCTCCGACTCCGACTCCAACTGA